The sequence below is a genomic window from Harpia harpyja isolate bHarHar1 chromosome 3, bHarHar1 primary haplotype, whole genome shotgun sequence.
TGCTACCGAGTGCCGAGAAAAGGCTGTCACTGGTGGGCAATGGTAGGCAAACTGGTGACCAACTATTGGTTCTTCTGTAAGTGCGGCTCACTTACGGCATGTACCTTTCTTCCCAGTTTATCAAAGCAATGGGCTACCAAGCAGTGAGATGTACAAGCAGCAGAACTGCCATCCTCTGCCACCACCTCACGTATGCTCTACTGTATACACCGCCTCCACACCTAAGCCAGGGTGGTAAGCAGACAGGCATCTAGATGCTACCCAACCAGATTTTGTAGTGCCAAAATCTAACCCTCTACGTTTTATCATCAACTGTAGCATTTTTCTACCACACAGGTGAGTTGTTAGGATAAAAGGGGCTTTGCATTACGTGAATGAGGCCCACACCCATTCCAAAAGTTTTGGGAAAACCCTCTGTGCCCATGGCTATGTTTTGTTTGCCATTCCACTCAGATGATGTATTTCACTCAACTCAGCTCATCCCAACCTGTGTGCCTATGCCCAAGGCAGGCACAAAATTCATAGGAACAAGACTCTGCATGCTGCCAACTATCCACGTATCAAACCAGATACATAGGCTTTAACTTTCCCGCTGAAAGCAAAGGGCAGGTGGGTAGCACTCACATATTCTCCAAGATTATCTTAGTCAAAAGGTTTTTCAGATTTTGGTGgaagttttctggaaaaagagagaGGATATCTTCTGCCCTCGTCAAGCCATGGTACACGACGTGCCTGGTGAGGCTGTGCAAAGCGGATACCAGCTGTAGGAAAGGAACAGGAGAAAGGGCTCCGCTGGGTTGACAAGCATTACATACGGCATGGGACAGGCCTTCTGCAGCCGGGACAGACAGAAGCCTTGAACACCACCAGGGCCTCGGACATCCAAGTACAGCCCGACAGCCTTAACAGGTAAGGAGCCGAGGTCCTCGCTGTCCTCTAGCACGCTCGCCTCCGGCACTTACCTTCTGCCTCCCTTGCGAGGCCCCTCCGGGCTGCGCCTCCAGGGCGGATCGCTTCTACCCAGCACGTTCCCTCCAGCAGCGGCCGCGCTCCGTGGGAGCCCCGTGGCGCCACGAACCTTCCCGAGGGCCCGGGCCGCTCCTGgccgcctcccctccctccttcccgcacGGCGAGGCCCACGCAAGCCGGCAGGTCCCGTCCTCCCGCTCCTTCCCTGCGTTCCGGTGCAGCGGGAGGAGGGGGCACTGCCGAGGCACCCCGCTGGCTGGCTCTCTCCCCCCCGCCAgggacccctgccctgccccgccgggCCCTACCTGCTCCGCTTCCTCGGGGCCGGCGGCGAGGTCGAGGCAGGCGCGCTGCGCCAGCGGGCCGAGGCCGGCAGGCGGGCTGGAGAAACACTGCCGGCACAGCTGCCGCACGGCGTCCTTCGACGGCGCCTGGCGGGGAGCAAAGCGGAGGGGAGTTGGGGGGGAGCGCTCAGCCGCGGCCCGGAAGAGGCAagccgccgggccgggctgggcgccGCCGTCCCCCAGCAGCTCCGCGGCCCGCTCACCTTCAGCAGGCTCTGCAGGGCGGCGAAGTCCCTTTCCCGCAGCGCCGCCATCTTGGCGCTGTCAGCTGAGGCGGGCGCCGAGCCGCCCCCGAGACGCCGACGCCGCCGCCATTTGGCGCTGTCAGCTgaggcgggcggggccgggcgctgtCGTTCCGCCGTGAGGGAGGACTTCGCGTTATGGCGGGCTCGGGCCGCGGCGCCAGGCTGAAGGCTTAGCGGCCTCCGCccgctccgggggggggggggaggactccgatctcggcccctgctccgccgtggggtgtctcccacgggaggcagcccttcaccaactgctccagcgtgggtcccttccactgGGTGCAGTCCTTCtggtcacagactgctccagcgcgggcttccccacggagtcacggccattgtgggcggcctccgctcctccgctcccctccatgggctgggggggacagcctgccgcctcaccacagCACAGGGGGCataccctcctcctcctcctcctccttccctgacctcggtacccgcagaggggtccttctcacatcccaatcccccgaCTCACCGCAGGTTTCCCCCCTTaactccgctctcccagaggcgctaccgccgtcgctgaggggctcggcctgggccagcggtgggtccggcttggggccaggggagcttccagcagcttctcccaggagccagccctgcggaccctgccccgctaccaaaaccccaccacacaaacccaaaacaacccccgTCCTCATTTCCATTTGCGTTGTTCTGTAAGCAGAATAATACAAGGTGAGAAATGCAAATATGTAAATGCTGTTTGCATTGGGATTCACAAGCTTGGCAGGGAAAAGGTCTTCTTCTTGCATAGGAGCTGATTTCCCTCTCTCATGCTGGGAAACCTTAAAGGGCAGAAGAATCCAAAGGGagaggattttattttccatcatttttcatGAGCAACAGGAAACAAGGCTCTGGGGGAACTATTCTGGTGTATGAGTTTTCCATCTGGGACCTCTTGAAATTAATCAGTGTGATTGATCAGTTTGGAGAGCTGCCATGTATTTGTGTTGCTTTCTTTAGCACTGTGTCAGCAACAAATCTAACCCAGCGCAGGCAGCTCATTAGGTAAAGCTGAGGGTCTGCTGTGTGGAGTCAGAATcctagaacggtttgggttggaagggagcttaaagaccatctagttccagcccccctgccatgggcagggtcaccttccaatagaccaggttgctcaaagccccatccgacctggccttggacacttccagggatggggcagccacagcttctctggacaacctcttccagtgcctcaccaccttcacagtgaagaacGTCTTCCTTAcgtctgatctaaatctaccctctttcagtttaaagccattaccccttgtcctatcactacatgcccttgcagAAAGTCCCTCTttggctttcttgcaggcccccttcaggtactggaaggctgctataaggtctccccagagccttctctcctccaggctcaTCTCCATGATGGGGCCTTCCTGGGAGAGGTGGTGTGCTGCTGCATTTAGGTGGCAGGACTGAGTGGGCAGCGGGTCTTGTGGGCGGCAATTGCTTATCCAGGTGACCATAG
It includes:
- the COMMD9 gene encoding COMM domain-containing protein 9; translated protein: MAALRERDFAALQSLLKAPSKDAVRQLCRQCFSSPPAGLGPLAQRACLDLAAGPEEAEQLVSALHSLTRHVVYHGLTRAEDILSLFPENFHQNLKNLLTKIILENISAWRNEAQASQISLPRLVDMDWRVDIKTSSDSISRMAVPTCLLQLKIQEDVALCGNSPVVSALTVELSKETLDTMLEGLGRIRDQLSAVANK